One Helianthus annuus cultivar XRQ/B chromosome 7, HanXRQr2.0-SUNRISE, whole genome shotgun sequence genomic region harbors:
- the LOC110914657 gene encoding ATP-dependent DNA helicase PIF1-like, whose product MRLTVGANTSDIEEIKAFANWLLELSEGKIGDSDDCQVVIDIPEDLLIKAILAPTNEVVQEINERLLASFPGDEVDLPNHRLVLKVGVPVMLLRNIDQQNGLCNGTRLQITKLYKRVIEAEIISGGNIGTRTFIPRISLTPSDKRIPIKFQRRQFPLNVCFAMTINKSQGQSLSRVGLYLKYPVFSHGQLYVALSRVKSRASVKLLILDKDENVTSKTTNVVYKEVFSGI is encoded by the exons ATGAGGTTAACCGTAGGAGCGAACACATCTGATATAGAAGAGATTAAAGCTTTTGCGAATTGGTTGCTCGAGTTGAGCGAGGGAAAGATTGGTGACAGTGACGATTGTCAGGTGGTTATAGATATTCCTGAAGATTTGTTAATCAA AGCTATATTGGCACCAACAAACGAGGTTGTTCAAGAAATTAATGAAAGATTGCTTGCTTCGTTTCCTGGCGATGAAGTGGA TCTGCCTAATCATCGATTAGTCCTTAAAGTTGGTGTACCTGTAATGTTGCTTCGTAATATTGATCAACAAAATGGTTTATGCAACGGTACGAGACTACAGATTACTAAACTTTATAAACGTGTTATAGAGGCTGAGATTATATCCGGCGGAAACATAGGGACCAGAACATTTATTCCACGAATCAGTTTGACACCGTCGGATAAAAGAATTCCTATCAAGTTTCAACGACGACAATTCCCCTTAAATGTATGTTTTGCAATGACTATAAATAAAAGTCAAGGACAATCTCTATCAAGGGTTGGATTGTATTTGAAGTATCCAGTTTTCTCACATGGTCAGCTTTATGTTGCTTTATCAAGAGTTAAAAGCAGAGCCAGTGTGAAGTTGCTTATACTTGACAAAGATGAGAATGTAACGAGTAAAACAACAAATGTAGTCTACAAGGAAGTTTTTTCCGGCATTTGA